A genomic window from Silene latifolia isolate original U9 population chromosome Y, ASM4854445v1, whole genome shotgun sequence includes:
- the LOC141627781 gene encoding uncharacterized protein LOC141627781, which produces MAIVLPDIISETQSAFIKRRYIVDNILICQDLVRLYKRKSCSPRCIMKTDLKKAYDSIEWAFIEQMLSALQFPEKMIRGDKESITIILRDFVTFSVASGLEMNNDKSEIYFNGMGEAEVGYVLRISGFKETQFPFRYLGIPISYTRMVVGDCTRLVEKVVGRIRGWVSKKLSYAGRLVPVQAVLSQLHTFGPE; this is translated from the exons ATGGCCATTGTGCTTCCTGACATAATTAGTGAAACCCAAAGTGCTTTTATTAAAAGAAGATATATAGTGGATAATATTTTAATTTGCCAAGATTTGGTGAGGTTGTATAAGAGGAAATCTTGCTCACCTAGATGCATTATGAAAACGGACCTCAAGAAGGCTTATGACTCCATTGAGTGGGCCTTTATTGAGCAAATGTTATCTGCTTTACAGTTCCCTGAGAAAATGATTAG GGGGGATAAGGAGTCCATCACTATCATTCTTAGAGATTTTGTAACCTTTTCAGTTGCATCTGGGTTAGAAATGAATAATGACAAGTCTGAAATCTATTTCAATGGTATGGGAGAAGCAGAGGTTGGATATGTGTTGAGAATTTCTGGTTTCAAAGAAACACAATTTCCTTTTAGATACCTAGGGATTCCTATTTCTTATACAAGGATGGTTGTGGGGGACTGCACTAGATTAGTTGAGAAGGTTGTTGGGAGAATTAGAGGTTGGGTTTCTAAGAAGCTTAGTTATGCTGGGAGATTAGTCCCAGTTCAAGCTGTGCTATCTCAGCTCCATACTTTTGGGCCAGAATAA